TTTGCTATCCAGAATAGCTGTATCTGTGTGTCTACACTCCCATCAGCAGTGCTTTGGGTTCCTCTGTGCCCACATGTCTCCAACATTTTGGTATCATTTaatttcctagtttttaaaattctaaaatatataaggtgattaagtctttatttttctgattgcTATGAAGTTCGACAATTTTTGTGGGTTTCACCTGaaatttgcctttttatattCATTGCTAATTTTTCCATTGGTATTTTCCCTTATTGATTTGCAGAATTCCTTCTATAGTCTACATTAACCACTCATTGATTccaaatatcttttcttccatCAGTCATTTATCTACAGATCTTTTGTGACCAGAAGTGCTTAATTttgatataataattttttttctgctttatactGTATACTTTTGAAGTTTAAGAAGGCATTTACCACCTCTAAATTAGAGCTATTCTcatttaagatcatggcatctggtcctatcacttcatggcaaatagatggggaaaatgtggcaacagtgtcagatttcattttcttggcctTCAAAAATCAAGGCGGACAGTCccagtagccatgaaattaaaagatgcttgctccttgaaagaatagctgtgacaaacctagacagcatattaaaaagcagagacagcactttgctggcaaaggtccatatagtcaaagttatggtttttccaggagtcatgtacagatgtgagagccaGACTGtaaaggctgagtaccaaagaattgatgttttcaaactgtggtgttggagaagactcttgaaagtcccttggagagcaaggagatcaaactagtcaatcctaaaggaaatcgaccctgaatattcattggaaggattgatgctaaatctgaagctccaataccttgggcacctgatgtgaagagctgactcattggaaaagaccttgatgctgggaaagattgagggcaagtggagaagggtacaatagaggatgagatggttggatggtatcactgactcaatgcacatgagtctgagcaaactcagaaagatggtgaaggacagggaagcctggcatgctgaaattcatggggtcacacgagttggacacagcttatcaactgaacaacatttaTCATTTAAGGaatctagttttgtttttctctatataGTAAGCTGCTGctactgttaagtcacttcagtcgtgtctgactttgtgtgaccccacagacagcagcccaccaggctcctccgtccatgggagtttccaggcaagagtactgaagcaggttgtcatttccttctcaaatataGTAAGCTAGTATCCTCTAAATAACTTAATGaaaaaaactttcctttttcattatgtcgcttttataaaatattaagttgCCATATATCCATGCTTTATTTCTGAGTTCTATTCATTTGCATTGTTCTATGGCCATAcagtagcttccctggtagctgataaagaatccagctacaatgcaggagacccctggtttgatgcctgggtcaggaagatctactggagaagggataggctacccactccagtattcttgggcttcccttgtggctcaactggtaaagaatgcacccgcgatgcgggagacctgggtttgattcctgggtcgggaagatttcccctagagaagggaaaggctaccactccagtattctggcctggaaaattccacggggtcgcaaagagtcggacaccactgaacgactttcactttcaaatagatATCCTATAATCTTGGTCAATTCTGGGATAGTCGTTAACTTTTGCTATTGTTACATGATGTTTGGATTTTTGTGGACTGACCGTCATCTGGCAACTTTGCTGAACCTCTTTATAGTTCGAATAGTTTGCTGACTGTtggatttttcagtatttttaatttacaaaggagtttttttccctcttctcttccaatCCTTAcacattatagtttttttttaaatctttccttaTAGTATTAGCCAGAATCTGTACTACTCCAATAGGCTTCCTCATTGCATTCCAGTCTCAATTTCTCAAAGAAAACGTATTTTAATCTAACATTTTTCCACAAGAATAATATTTAGtgcatatttttttatatataaactttaaCCAAGTTAAAATTATTCTATTGATAGCTTGAGGTTTAGATTTTTCATAAATAGGTATTAAGTCTTACCACATGTTTTTCTGTCACTCTTTGTCTATCACTCCAATagattttctgatgttgagtCACCCTAGGATCCCTGAGACAAACCCTATttgtcaagtttttaaaaaatacaccacTGGATTTGGTAGCCAACATTTTAAACTGTGAATATATATTcataacaaacaaaataaacctttttcttcattttcatctgATTTTGGAATCAATGCCACATTTGTCAATAATTACATCTGTAAATTCCATTTGTCAATAATTAAGATTGCCCCCTAGCTTTTTGGTTCATATCTGTttggtgtatctttttttttggcaacagcTTTATTCAGATGTACTTcacataaaattcatatatttgaagtgtacaatttaatagtttttaatatgCCCAGAGTTATGCAACCATAACCACAAtcaatttttgaatattttcatcatccccaaaagaaatCCTATCAGCAATCAGCCATCAACCCCCTCAttttccccccacctcccagccccaggcaaaTACTGTATATATGATTCTCCTTATAGATTTTTGACTATTCTGAGCATTtgatgtaaatggaatcatacatatGTAGTCTTTTGTAGCTATCTTTACTtagtgttttcaagattcatcagAGTTGTGGCACTCAATACTACATGGatgaatatttctttccttttcatggatgaataatattccatcatatgtgtACTTTTATCCATTCGtcaactgatggacatttgaatttccctcttttggttattgtgaatactgttatgaatattcatatacaagtttttgtatggatttgttttcaattctcttcagCATAAACCTAGGAGTGAAACTGTTGTATCAAAGCAACTGTTTGAAGAGTTGCCAGACTGcagctataccattttatattcctaataGCAGCGTGTGAAACTTTCTCTACACTCTCaccaatacttttttaaaaaaatagccatCCTACTgagtgtgaaatggtatctcattgtggtttcaatttgcatttccctactgACTAATGatattaaacatctttttttgtgtgtttattgaccacttgtatattttctttggagaaatgtctattcagaacCTTTGACCATTGAAAAAAATTGGGCGGTCTTATTGTCATTACACTTGACACTCTTTTTGGGCCTTTCAACCTCAAGACTGAAGTTCTGGGATAGCCTCTTAAGTTGtgtcattttaataatttaattttttcccacttACAACATAGTCAGCATTACCTCATATACTAAATATGTTAAAAACAtggcttttcatttttacatagtCCTCTATCAAAAGATCAAAATGTATCAAAGATTTTAAGCAGCATGAGGCATTATCAAACCTGTGTTTTTGATGTTCAGTCAAGAAGAGTAGAGAAAATGAACTGGAGTGGATAAGAGTCTATAATCTTGGAGAGAAACGATGAAAGTCTTATCTAAGGCAGTAGTGGTAGGGGGTAAAGCAAAAAAAAGATGACAAGTTCCTACTTCTATTAGGAAGTAGAATGGCACAGGACTTGGTGAGTGattaagagaaaaagggaaagtacTAAGTTACCCTCAGGTGTATGGTTTGGATAATACctgggacccactccagtattctgacctggagaattccatggactctatagtccatggggtcgcaaagagttggacatgactgagaactttcattttcacccaccactggagtgggcagcctttcccttctccagggaatcttcctgacccaggaatcaaatctgggtctcctgcattgcaggcagattctttaccagctgagccacaagggaagcccaaataatacgTAAGTAACTATTAAACATACTAAAAATACATAATTCTTATTTCAAGAAATTCAACTATGCTTGGTATTATCCAAACcatacaaagagtcggacatgactgagaactttcattttcacctatTGTTCAGTCTCACTTGAGTTAAGTTAGATCATATCTAAATGTAAGTTACAAATGTtccatagaaaaaaaatttctccagTGCTACAGTCTCATAGATAAGGTACCAAACCTTTAGAAAGATCAACTTTTTAACtaagattctttggagaaatagttAAAAGGAAGTATGGAAAAATTAGCAGTAAACAAAAATTCAAGTTTAAAATTACAGATGAAGGAAACactttagaagaaaattttatagcaaaatattggaatcttttgaaaataaaaagtcattctGCTATTATAAAcactttaatttttgtatatttacttttagtttcaaaatgaattttgtaagatattttccttttcatcagtGAAACACCTGTTTAACCAATGATATTAAAAGTATTGATGCAAATTTActcaatatatttttctcaaaaacgCAAATCAGTATTTCTGAAAAAGTTTAATTCTATTTAgagtatttatatttaaatataatatcctggagtgtgaagccaagtgggccttaggaagcattactacaaacaaagctagtggacgtgatacaattccagctgagctatttaaaaacctaaaagatgatgctgttgaagtgctgcactcaatatgtcagcaaatttggaaagctcagcagtggccaccagactggaaaaggtcagttttcattccaatcccaaagaaggacaatgccaaagaatgttcaaactacagctgcgctcatttctcatgctagtaGGGTTATGCtcaaatctttcaagctaggcctCAGCAGCATGTGAACCAAAAcctcccagatgtacaagctgggtttagaaaaggcagaggaatcagagatcaaactgccaacattcactggatcataggaaaagcaacagaattccagaaaagcataaacttctgcttcattgactacactaaagtcttgaCTTtggtactaagtcacttcagtcgtgcccgactctttgtgacccctggactgtagcctgccagactcctctgtccatgggattttccaggaaaagatattggagtgggttgccatttcctcccccaggggatcttcccaacccacagatcgaacccacatctcttatgtctcctgcattggcaggagggttctttactactagtgccaccagTCTGCTTTtttttgactgtggggatcacaacaaattgttgaaaatatttccctggtggctcagacagtaaagaatctgcccataatgagggagacccaggttcaatccctgggtcgggaagatcccctggagaagggaatggcacccactccagtattcctgcctggagaattccatggacagaggagactggtgagctatggtcccaaggcatctcaaagagttggacacaactgagtgactcacacacacacttaaggagatgggaataccagaccaccttacttgtttcctgagaaatctgtatgcaggtcaagaagcaacagtaagaatcCTACATGGAACAaatgattggttcaaaattggggcaggagtaagacaaggctgtgcATTGTCACACTGCTTACTTAACATATATAgaataagtaagtgttagttgctcagtcacgcctgactctttacgacccatggattgcagcccaccaggctcctctgtccatgagattttccaggcaaggatactggagtaggttgccatttccttctccaggggatcttcctgacccaggaattgaacccgggtctcctgcattgcagacagattctttactgactgaactacaaagggaagcccatatacagagtccattatgtgaaatgccaggctggaggaaggagagtgaaaaagctggcttaaaattcaacattcaaaaaactaagatcatggcatccagcttcatcacttcatggcaaatggggcgaaagtggaaacagtgacagactttattttcttgggctccaaaatcactgcagatggtgactgaagccattaaattagaagacacttgcttcttggaagaaaagccatgacaaatctagacagcagagatatcacttagccaacaaaggtctgtatagtcaagctatggttttttcagtagttatgtacggatatgacagttggatcataaaggaggttgagtgccaaagaactgacgcttttggagaagtctcttgagagtcccttggactacaaggagatcaaaccagtcaaccctaaggaaaatcaaccttgaatagtcactggaaggactgatgctgaagttccaatactttggctacctgatgtaaagaaccaactcactggaatagaccctgatgctggaaagattgaaggcaaaagtagaagaggatgacaaaggatgagatggttggatggtatcactgactcaatgaacatgaatttgagcaaaccctgggagacagtgaaggacagggaaggctgacgtgctgcagtccatggggtcgcaaagagttgaacatgattttgGGACTCAACTACAATGCTAGTGTAATCTACATGTATTAAGCAAGTAGGGGCttctcaaataaagaaaaaacagtctGATTTGGTTTTATAAGTAATAAAGAtgactaaaaaagtaaaaaattgagcttaaaaaacacaacccaaaccacctgtttttaaaagtcacacCAGCCATATACTTCTAAAAAACCCTTATCAAAGCTATTTCTTCAAACCCAACATTTACTAATTCAACAGATGGGTTTTTTAAATGAGGAATGTAATTTTACTTTCAACTCACTGATTATATACTCAACtggcagctttaaaaaaataattttagaatacaTGAAGACTTGAATTAAACCATTCTCAGCATTTCTTGTTTGCTAACtggcttgttttatttatatatgaacTTTTAACATGTCTACCACAGGTAGTACACAGAAATAATCATTTGCAACTATAAAACCTATCAAGTAAATGCCCGATGTAACAtcattgctttttccttctcttataaGAATCATTACTGTGAACGCGAACGCGCTGGTATACAGAGGATGCTATTTTCATGCTGTCTTTCTTTGTAAATGTCTTCTCTACTGCTCCAGGTTTCCAAAGTAACAACTGTGCGTCTTCTCCTCCAGTTAGCAAAGAATCATCCTGCATATTCCAACAGAAGGACCGGACTGTAGCAGCATGCCCTCCTTGAAGGCTGGTCACATGGACCAATCCTGATGTCATACAGCTCATTATGTGAATAATTCCTGTGTTTGTCCCTCCAACAACAAACAATTTGTCCATCTTTTCATTATATAGGCCACCAATCAAATAGTCCAAATTCCCTTCTTTCACGTTAATTACTTCTCTGACATCTGGAATGTTCAAACATGTAATTGGTTCATCTGTATCCAGATGATTAAGATCCCACCAACAAAATCCCTCATCATGTGTCATGCAGTAAATCTGTTTATAATCTTTCCCAGACCAACCAATAAAGCTTACTGATGAAACTGAGTTACAGGTTGTGACCAGTGCATCGTCTTCATTATCCGCGCTAATATCAAATACATTTACCAGGCCATCAGTTGATCCTGAGACTACCATGTTTGGATTACTGGGATGGAAACATACTTGAGTGATATCATCACTATGTGTCTCTGAATATGCACCAAGTGGCTCTTTGGCAGTAGACAAGTCCTGAGAATTAATTCTTGCATCCCAAAATACCAACAGTGCATCATCATCAACTTTTTCTGTACCAGCACAAATGACATGATCATTAGAGCTGATATCAAAACTGATAAAAGTATTGGAAGGGTAACCCTTGAACAGCTGGACAGGTTTTCCACTGGCCAGTCGAGCATCCCAACACTTAACCGTGCCATCCGTGCATGAGGAATACACACTGTCACGGGAATTCGCAAACTTGACTCCATTAAGTCCAGGATACCCTCTAAATTCTCGTAGTACATTTAACCTTTCTTTGTCATATATTCTGATTGATCCATTAGAACATAAAACAGCAACCAAgcttcctttttctgtttgtaCAGTCTTTGACGTGTCTATGCCAAGCAGGTAagtaggctctttagtttctgagGAACGTTTAACAATGTTCAAGCTGGCAAATTGTTCTTCAATCTTCTCCATATCAGGAGTGCATTCAAGGGTAGTAAAAAtctgtaataaaaacaaaaattgaaattaaaaatctgtaataaaaacaaaaattgaaattaaaccCAAAGTATCTCTACATTGTAATTAAATCAAGAACATTTCCCTCTGAGAGCTGGCACAAGAAGATAGaaataaaatctaatattttAATCATTCCCCTACCTACCATGATGTATCTAAAACTCAGCTGCTTCCTTCTAATTCAACCACTTTTTATATACTGAATCTACTGTCAGTAAGagattataaaaatgtatgtacatgtacatacattGCATAGTAATTCCTTTCAGCTCAAACCTAGTTATTGGTCCTACTCATGGTCCTCAGCATTAGCCAGGATCTCTACTTCGGGATCATTTTCTCCTGGCTCCAGCTACCTTATACAGCTATAGAATCTAAACACAGATGTGTTGGCAGAAAAATAGTCCCTCAAAGATGTTCAAGCCTTCATCCCAGGAACCTATAAATATGTTAGGTTACATGGCAAAGACAATTGAGGTCATaaatggaattaaggttgctaatcagttGACATTAAAATAGATTATTGAGGATTACCTGGGTGGACCCAAAGTAAAAACCAGTGCCCTTAAAAGTAGAAGCAGGCAGAATATGAGAATCAGTGGGAGATGTTCCTGTGGAAGAAAGGTTCAGAGAGATACATTATTGGTTCGGATGAGGGAAACCAATAATTGGGTGGCCTCTAGAGagtggaagaggcaaggaaataGCTACCTTTAGAGCCTCCATGTGAAAGTGCAACTCTGCTAAtctttgattttagcccagtgagacccactTTGAACTCCTGACCTCCAGAGCTAGAAAAAATTTATGTCATTTCAAGCCACCAATTttgcagtaatttgttacagcagcgataaaaaaaaaaaaactaatacagGTACCCAGGAGGAATTGCAGAAATGTGCTTCTCAGGCAGGAGCAGCTTGCAAATGGTGGAGCTGGAATTTAAACCCAGGCATTTTGGCTTCAGGAACAGTGATCTTCACCACCACAATAGATTGCTTCTCAATGGTATACAGAACAAGTTCCAGGCCAGAAAAATATGCATAAAGTCCAGTGACTTTATCACAGAAGTTTTTCTATCTTGCTTTCACCAAATGAGTATTCTTGCCAGCCTCACAAATtcacattttcattctttcatctttgaaatgcttttttttttttctgttgctttagtGATAGCTTTTTAACTGTCTGTGTTTTCATCTTTACAAGGAGGAATGAATATGAACTCAAGAGTGGTTAGAAGGATTAACTGAAATACTGTGTCTGGCATATCATTGTACACATTCAACCAATGTTACATAAAAATGACCAGGATTACCATTACTAATACCACTAACACCACATGGTGGAGAATTTAAATCTATCAGAGTGGCTCCACACAGCACAATTAAACCAACAgacaaaaaacattaaaagttgGCTTGAGGTTCAAAAGAAGAATAAGCATCTTCTCCAActttaaattttgaatattttaaaacttacaaaaGTTGAAAGACTAGTACAAtgaacacccacacacatacacacagtcttTCACCTCCGAGGATCACCAACTTGCTTTCTTCTAGCTCtataaacacagacacacacatttttgATGAGCTATTTGAAAGTGAACTGCGGACAAAATATCATTTCACTTCTAAATACTTTGACACAGAGAACCTCCCCAATCTTCTGTTTTCTTAACACTGAATTTTTTGAAAAGTCCGGCCAGTTGTCTCAAAATGTCCTATATTCTAGATTTTTCTAATTGTCTCCTCTTTGGGATTAGATTCCAGTTTAACATTGTTATCAGGGACACAATTTATGTGATGCTGAGGACTTATTGCATCACATCATAGAGGCTCATAACAACTTTGGTCACTTCCTTAAGTTCTTGGTGCTCAAACTGTCTCTGACCTGACCACtgagaaactcttcaggccagctTCTGTGTGCTTTTGATATGTCATTATCACAATTAGTCTGTTAAGTCCCTACACAGAACAACTCTGTATAAGAATAAGCTAAGTACGAAAATAGTGAGCTTCCTTTAAGTATTCAGAGACTAAAAGACCATTTACCTTCACAGTGTAACTGTTGGTTTTACAACCAGATAGGTTAAATGGTCTTCTCTTCTTGAACGCGTCATGCTTCTGTCTCAGAACTGTGGCAGTAGCTGCTTCTCTGTCTGGAATACCATCTGTACATTTTTTTTGTGAGTAACTCCTGCCTGTTATTCAGGTCTCAATATGTTACCTCCCCAGAGAGAACTTCCCTGATCAACCAACCTAAAGCGGCCGGTCACTCCCAATCATATTGCccattttgttaaataaaaaattagaaatgcttTAATTTATGAACTATTTCAAATGTACAAAGAAGtgtagaaaaaaggaaa
This sequence is a window from Odocoileus virginianus isolate 20LAN1187 ecotype Illinois chromosome 6, Ovbor_1.2, whole genome shotgun sequence. Protein-coding genes within it:
- the WDR89 gene encoding WD repeat-containing protein 89, producing the protein MEKIEEQFASLNIVKRSSETKEPTYLLGIDTSKTVQTEKGSLVAVLCSNGSIRIYDKERLNVLREFRGYPGLNGVKFANSRDSVYSSCTDGTVKCWDARLASGKPVQLFKGYPSNTFISFDISSNDHVICAGTEKVDDDALLVFWDARINSQDLSTAKEPLGAYSETHSDDITQVCFHPSNPNMVVSGSTDGLVNVFDISADNEDDALVTTCNSVSSVSFIGWSGKDYKQIYCMTHDEGFCWWDLNHLDTDEPITCLNIPDVREVINVKEGNLDYLIGGLYNEKMDKLFVVGGTNTGIIHIMSCMTSGLVHVTSLQGGHAATVRSFCWNMQDDSLLTGGEDAQLLLWKPGAVEKTFTKKDSMKIASSVYQRVRVHSNDSYKRRKKQ